Proteins from a single region of Corylus avellana chromosome ca11, CavTom2PMs-1.0:
- the LOC132165869 gene encoding glucan endo-1,3-beta-glucosidase 14-like, translated as MKRLWVVLQFLTMLLVSFFPIASLTVQGFTGTYGINYGRIADNIPSPDQVVTLLRAAKIKNVRIYDADHSVLQAFSGTGLELVVGLPNGLVKDMSASEDHAMTWVKDNVQSFLPETQIRGIAVGNEILGGTDSELAAALVGAVKNIYSAIEKLHLTDVVQISTAHSTNVFDHSYPPSSCTFKENVVQYMKPLLEFFSQIGSPFCLNAYPFLAYVYDPENIDINYALFQSNPGIYDPKTDLHYDNMLDAIIDAGYVALEDAGFKKMEVIVTETGWASNGDTNEAAATPNNARIYNYNLRKRLAKRKGTPLRPKRVLKAYVFAIFNENLKPGPTSERNFGLFKADGNISYDIGFHGLKSSAADALLFSLKDIRAWGWSRSNFVVSAISAVALLLFLR; from the exons ATGAAACGCTTGTGGGTCGTTCTCCAGTTTCTTACCATGCTCCTGGTCTCCTTCTTCCCAATTG ccTCTCTTACAGTGCAAGGATTCACTGGAACCTATGGaataaattatgggagaatTGCAGATAACATCCCGTCACCTGATCAAGTTGTTACTCTTCTCAGAgcagcaaaaataaaaaatgtaagaatttaCGATGCTGATCACAGTGTCTTACAGGCCTTCAGTGGAACTGGGCTTGAATTAGTGGTTGGACTTCCAAATGGATTAGTGAAAGACATGAGTGCCAGTGAGGATCATGCAATGACCTGGGTTAAGGATAATGTGCAGTCATTCCTTCCCGAGACACAAATTCGTGGCATTGCTGTGGGCAATGAAATTTTAGGAGGGACTGATTCTGAGCTGGCGGCAGCTCTTGTGGGTGCAGTGAAAAATATTTACTCTGCCATAGAGAAGCTTCATCTAACTGATGTGGTTCAGATTAGCACAGCACATTCAACGAATGTTTTTGATCATTCCTACCCTCCTTCTTCTTGTACATTCAAAGAAAATGTTGTTCAATATATGAAGCCGCTCCTGGAGTTCTTCTCGCAAATTGGTTCTCCTTTCTGTTTAAATGCTTACCCATTCCTGGCCTATGTGTATGATCCAGAGAATATAGATATTAATTATGCTCTTTTTCAGTCAAACCCGGGAATTTATGACCCAAAAACTGATCTGCATTATGATAACATGCTTGATGCAATTATTGATGCGGGATATGTGGCTTTGGAAGATGCTGGATTTAAAAAGATGGAAGTCATAGTTACGGAGACTGGATGGGCTTCGAATGGAGACACCAATGAAGCTGCAGCCACACCAAATAATGCAAGGATATACAACTATAATCTGCGGAAAAGGCTTGCAAAGAGGAAAGGAACCCCTCTTAGGCCAAAAAGGGTGTTGAAGGCATACGTTTTTGcaatatttaatgaaaatttgaagCCTGGGCCAACTTCTGAGAGAAATTTTGGACTGTTTAAGGCTGATGGGAACATCTCATATGATATTGGGTTTCATGGACTTAAATCTTCAGCTGCAGATGCACTGCTTTTTTCGTTGAAG GATATTCGAGCATGGGGCTGGTCCAGGTCCAACTTCGTGGTATCAGCAATCTCTGCAGTGGCACTGCTTCTTTTCTTAAGATAA